A part of Botrytis cinerea B05.10 chromosome 2, complete sequence genomic DNA contains:
- the Bclro1 gene encoding Bclro1, with product MSLIRRLFLGTPIPSPSPSPSIPATRSSSPSKDEEVRIAPVARVLTHKERKLRKRRITFIFFLGGLFGLVIAGFFAGKNDLLELPEMLEGITMDSLMDVLPAGFVKDARDLANGEREAVNYDSFSVGLHLKSQGILAKHPVVMVPGVISTGLESWGTTNASRPYFRKRLWGSWNMMRALVADKEGWKRHIMLDKRTGLDPPGIKLRAAQGFDAADFFITGYWIWSKILENLATIGYDPTNSYTAAYDWRLSYANLEVRDQYFTRLKTHIELASKISNKKVVLVSHSMGGQVLFYFMHWVASSSGGNGGDDWVDKYVDSWINISGCMLGALKGLPAVLSGEMKDTAQLNAFAVYGLEKFLNKEERAELFRAMPGISSMLPIGGDAVWGNATWAPDDTPGQEVSYGQFLNFKNQNTSTGYRNLTVSQSLDYLFNTTEDWYRKAVKGSYSHGVAHTTAEVEANEKDPNKWINPLETRLPLAPNLKIYCFYGIGKPTERAYFYRHSDNPLSSLNITIDTGLSQANIDHGVILGEGDGTVNLLSVGYMCNRGWKYHRYNPAGVKIKTYEMPHEPDRFSPRGGPNTGDHVDILGRQSLNDLILRVAAGRGEEIEEMVVSRIAEYAANVEIREEEEYKVKGEEDDGAEEEKRRGRVRDKLEEKAEEVLETLERIVAGKDGDKKGNKDEL from the exons atGTCCCTGATCCGTCGCCTATTCCTCGGAACTCCGATAccatccccctccccctccccctccatcccaGCAACTCGTTCgtcctccccctccaaagACGAAGAGGTGCGTATTGCGCCCGTAGCTCGAGTGCTCACGCATAAAGAACGAAAACTTAGAAAACGACGcattacatttatatttttccTCGGAGGACTGTTTGGGCTAGTGATAGCGGGATTTTTCGCGGGCAAAAATGATTTACTGGAATTGCCGGAAATGTTGGAGGGGATTACCATGGATAGTCTGATGGATGTGTTGCCTGCCGGGTTTGTGAAGGACGCAAGGGATCTGGCT AATGGAGAACGGGAAGCCGTGAACTATGATTCGTTTTCGGTGGGTTTACATCTCAAGTCGCAGGGGATTCTTGCGAAGCATCCAGTTGTTATGGTTCCAGGTGTGATCTCGACGGGATTGGAATCTTGGGGTACGACCAATGCTTCACGACCTTATTTTCGCAAAAGATTGTGGGGGAGCTGGAATATGATGAGGGCTTTGGTTGCAGATAAAGAAGGATGGAAGAGACATATTATGTTAGACAAACGTACTGGACTGGATCCTCCCGGAATCAAATTGAGAGCCGCGCAAGGATTTGATGCTGCCGACTTCTTCATAACAGGATATTGGATTTGGAGTAAGATACTGGAGAACTTGGCGACGATTGGGTACGATCCTACGAATAGTTACACGGCGGCTTATGATTGGAGATTGTCGTATGCAAATTTGGAGGTTAGAGATCAATACTTCACAAGATTGAAGACGCATATCGAATTGGCAAGTAAgatttcaaacaaaaaagTGGTCTTGGTTTCGCATTCTATGGGTGGTCAAGTGCTGTTCTATTTCATGCATTGGGTAGCATCTTCGAGTGGTGGAAACGGTGGAGATGATTGGGTTGATAAATATGTTGATTCTTGGATCAATATTAGTGGATGCATGCTTGGAGCTCTCAAAGGATTGCCTGCTGTGCTATCAGGAGAGATGAAAGATACGGCGCAACTCAATGCATTTGCAGTTTACGGCCTCGAAAAATTCCTCAATAAAGAAGAACGAGCCGAGCTCTTCCGAGCCATGCCAGGAATCTCTTCCATGCTCCCAATTGGAGGTGATGCCGTTTGGGGTAATGCAACCTGGGCACCAGATGATACTCCAGGTCAGGAAGTCAGCTATGGacaatttttgaatttcaaaaaccAAAACACATCAACGGGGTATCGGAATCTCACAGTATCGCAATCTCTTGACTATCTATTCAACACCACAGAAGATTGGTATCGAAAAGCAGTAAAGGGTAGCTATTCGCATGGTGTAGCTCATACTACAGCTGAAGTTGAAGCAAATGAAAAGGATCCAAATAAATGGATTAATCCACTTGAAACGAGATTACCTCTTGCGCCAAATCtaaagatttattgtttCTATG GTATCGGCAAACCAACCGAACGTGCTTATTTCTATCGCCACTCGGATAATCCCCTCTCGTCCCTCAACATCACAATTGATACTGGTCTATCCCAAGCTAACATAGACCACGGCGTGATTCTTGGTGAAGGTGATGGAACCGTCAATTTACTTAGTGTCGGTTACATGTGTAACCGTGGCTGGAAATATCATCGCTATAATCCAGCAGGTGTAAAAATTAAGACCTACGAAATGCCTCACGAACCAGACCGCTTTAGTCCTCGTGGAGGTCCAAATACCGGAGATCATGTGGATATTCTGGGGAGACAAAgtttgaatgatttgattttgagagtAGCGGCGGGTAGGGGCGAGGAAATTGAGGAAATGGTTGTCAGTAGGATTGCGGAGTATGCAGCAAATGTAGAGATcagggaagaagaagagtacAAAGTCAAAGGGGAAGAAGACGATGGCgcggaggaggagaaaaggagagggagagttAGGGACAAACTCGAAGAGAAAGCGGAAGAGGTGTTGGAGACGTTGGAGAGGATTGTGGCGGGGAAGGATGGCGACAAGAAGGGAAATAAAGATGAACTGTGA
- the Bclro1 gene encoding Bclro1, which produces MSLIRRLFLGTPIPSPSPSPSIPATRSSSPSKDEEVRIAPVARVLTHKERKLRKRRITFIFFLGGLFGLVIAGFFAGKNDLLELPEMLEGITMDSLMDVLPAGFVKDARDLAVGAGLSNGEREAVNYDSFSVGLHLKSQGILAKHPVVMVPGVISTGLESWGTTNASRPYFRKRLWGSWNMMRALVADKEGWKRHIMLDKRTGLDPPGIKLRAAQGFDAADFFITGYWIWSKILENLATIGYDPTNSYTAAYDWRLSYANLEVRDQYFTRLKTHIELASKISNKKVVLVSHSMGGQVLFYFMHWVASSSGGNGGDDWVDKYVDSWINISGCMLGALKGLPAVLSGEMKDTAQLNAFAVYGLEKFLNKEERAELFRAMPGISSMLPIGGDAVWGNATWAPDDTPGQEVSYGQFLNFKNQNTSTGYRNLTVSQSLDYLFNTTEDWYRKAVKGSYSHGVAHTTAEVEANEKDPNKWINPLETRLPLAPNLKIYCFYGIGKPTERAYFYRHSDNPLSSLNITIDTGLSQANIDHGVILGEGDGTVNLLSVGYMCNRGWKYHRYNPAGVKIKTYEMPHEPDRFSPRGGPNTGDHVDILGRQSLNDLILRVAAGRGEEIEEMVVSRIAEYAANVEIREEEEYKVKGEEDDGAEEEKRRGRVRDKLEEKAEEVLETLERIVAGKDGDKKGNKDEL; this is translated from the exons atGTCCCTGATCCGTCGCCTATTCCTCGGAACTCCGATAccatccccctccccctccccctccatcccaGCAACTCGTTCgtcctccccctccaaagACGAAGAGGTGCGTATTGCGCCCGTAGCTCGAGTGCTCACGCATAAAGAACGAAAACTTAGAAAACGACGcattacatttatatttttccTCGGAGGACTGTTTGGGCTAGTGATAGCGGGATTTTTCGCGGGCAAAAATGATTTACTGGAATTGCCGGAAATGTTGGAGGGGATTACCATGGATAGTCTGATGGATGTGTTGCCTGCCGGGTTTGTGAAGGACGCAAGGGATCTGGCTGTAGGTGCTGGTCTTTCT AATGGAGAACGGGAAGCCGTGAACTATGATTCGTTTTCGGTGGGTTTACATCTCAAGTCGCAGGGGATTCTTGCGAAGCATCCAGTTGTTATGGTTCCAGGTGTGATCTCGACGGGATTGGAATCTTGGGGTACGACCAATGCTTCACGACCTTATTTTCGCAAAAGATTGTGGGGGAGCTGGAATATGATGAGGGCTTTGGTTGCAGATAAAGAAGGATGGAAGAGACATATTATGTTAGACAAACGTACTGGACTGGATCCTCCCGGAATCAAATTGAGAGCCGCGCAAGGATTTGATGCTGCCGACTTCTTCATAACAGGATATTGGATTTGGAGTAAGATACTGGAGAACTTGGCGACGATTGGGTACGATCCTACGAATAGTTACACGGCGGCTTATGATTGGAGATTGTCGTATGCAAATTTGGAGGTTAGAGATCAATACTTCACAAGATTGAAGACGCATATCGAATTGGCAAGTAAgatttcaaacaaaaaagTGGTCTTGGTTTCGCATTCTATGGGTGGTCAAGTGCTGTTCTATTTCATGCATTGGGTAGCATCTTCGAGTGGTGGAAACGGTGGAGATGATTGGGTTGATAAATATGTTGATTCTTGGATCAATATTAGTGGATGCATGCTTGGAGCTCTCAAAGGATTGCCTGCTGTGCTATCAGGAGAGATGAAAGATACGGCGCAACTCAATGCATTTGCAGTTTACGGCCTCGAAAAATTCCTCAATAAAGAAGAACGAGCCGAGCTCTTCCGAGCCATGCCAGGAATCTCTTCCATGCTCCCAATTGGAGGTGATGCCGTTTGGGGTAATGCAACCTGGGCACCAGATGATACTCCAGGTCAGGAAGTCAGCTATGGacaatttttgaatttcaaaaaccAAAACACATCAACGGGGTATCGGAATCTCACAGTATCGCAATCTCTTGACTATCTATTCAACACCACAGAAGATTGGTATCGAAAAGCAGTAAAGGGTAGCTATTCGCATGGTGTAGCTCATACTACAGCTGAAGTTGAAGCAAATGAAAAGGATCCAAATAAATGGATTAATCCACTTGAAACGAGATTACCTCTTGCGCCAAATCtaaagatttattgtttCTATG GTATCGGCAAACCAACCGAACGTGCTTATTTCTATCGCCACTCGGATAATCCCCTCTCGTCCCTCAACATCACAATTGATACTGGTCTATCCCAAGCTAACATAGACCACGGCGTGATTCTTGGTGAAGGTGATGGAACCGTCAATTTACTTAGTGTCGGTTACATGTGTAACCGTGGCTGGAAATATCATCGCTATAATCCAGCAGGTGTAAAAATTAAGACCTACGAAATGCCTCACGAACCAGACCGCTTTAGTCCTCGTGGAGGTCCAAATACCGGAGATCATGTGGATATTCTGGGGAGACAAAgtttgaatgatttgattttgagagtAGCGGCGGGTAGGGGCGAGGAAATTGAGGAAATGGTTGTCAGTAGGATTGCGGAGTATGCAGCAAATGTAGAGATcagggaagaagaagagtacAAAGTCAAAGGGGAAGAAGACGATGGCgcggaggaggagaaaaggagagggagagttAGGGACAAACTCGAAGAGAAAGCGGAAGAGGTGTTGGAGACGTTGGAGAGGATTGTGGCGGGGAAGGATGGCGACAAGAAGGGAAATAAAGATGAACTGTGA
- the Bcmak3 gene encoding Bcmak3: protein MASETSSTTPLPVPTSSKDLPAELRYIQYEHSLEKQYLPSIRALISKDLSEPYSIYVYRYFLYQWGDLCFMALDPSLPLTPTTTPPLHGILIAKLETHSSHSPPTLRGYIAMLAVSSSFRGRGIATKLVKLAIDAMAARGADEIVLETEEGNVAAMRLYERLGFVRSKKLNRYYLNGSCAYRLVLHLKRVGDMTGMVEGREEDYI from the exons ATGGCTTCAGAGACCAGTTCCACCACACCTTTACCTGTACCTACAAGCAGTAAAGATTTGCCAGCCGAACTACGATATATACAATATGAGCATTCTCTCGAAAAACAATATCTGCCCTCGATTCGAGCTTTGATATCGAAAGATTTGAGCGAGCCATATAGTATCTATGTCTATCGATATTTCTTATACCAATGGGGGGATTTATGTTTTATG GCACTCgacccctctctccctctaACCCCCACAACTACCCCTCCCCTCCACGGCATCCTCATCGCCAAACTCGAAACCCATTCCTCCCACTCCCCACCCACTCTCCGCGGATACATAGCCATGCTCGCGGTTTCATCCTCCTTTCGCGGTCGCGGTATCGCTACCAAATTGGTCAAATTGGCCATTGACGCGATGGCCGCCAGAGGAGCAGATGAAATAGTTTTAGAAACCGAAGAGGGTAATGTGGCCGCAATGAGATTATATGAACGATTGGGATTTGTGAGGAGTAAGAAGTTGAATAGATACTATTTGAATGGGAGTTGTGCATATAGGTTGGTCCTGCATTTGAAGAGAGTGGGCGACATGACTGGGATGGTGGAGGGAAGGGAGGAGGATTATATTTAA
- the Bcrrt2 gene encoding Bcrrt2 — protein MASKIELLDSDLLDLPPSCIEFWPNNPSWFVIGTYELDKEDEDSWVNVEKASSEVVNTDPFPNKEGIISPAPLSLVDYSHEPLVFVEDTDVVSEESKGQSEPPSTLQKRNGSVMLYHLEDGSLTLCQSRPYPYGAIYDLHFCPTDQDYFAVSSSTGRISLFKITTNEDTSPNLEHINTWKVFDDSVLITYFAWCPSTSTDGFLSLAVTASTGVVQILNITGAIYGKIHGSDLRMRKEEPPVSLHSLKIPYSGEEPQYAYCCYWACHPYTSSENFHGIFSGGDDSKLRTCILGNPRNRDNHDDLNLQTSYSGHDAAVISILPLPCGGKRWIFLTGSYDNKVRVIVMEWSHGPVTYDQLAEETPIDVLADLDVGGGAYRLEFLHEYPRPTENEPKIDSSDDISFQVLASCMEVGAKILEVERKDNIWSVKVLASTDIEIPKWPNPTNKSQLCYASAVQPGRRDGGLVFLSSYFNKRRLSGTPKKVQPTITNEDMVFVSTCFNKRQLGVYKFVEGGNDEIDEIAAGVEAL, from the exons atggCCTCCAAGATCGAACTCCTTGATTCTGATCTCTTGGACCTCCCTCCAAGCTGCATAGAATTTTGGCCGAATAACCCTTCATGGTTCGTCATTGGTACCTATGAGTTAGACAAGGAGGATGAAGACTCATGGGTAAACGTTGAGAAGGCTTCGAGTGAAGTTGTGAATACAGACCCTTTTCCCAATAAAGAAGGAATTATCTCTCCAGCTCCTCTGAGTTTAGTCGATTATTCTCATGAACCACTTGTGTTTGTCGAAGATACCGATGTTGTCTCGGAAGAATCGAAAGGCCAATCAGAGCCTCCATCAACtcttcaaaaaagaaacggCAGTGTAATGCTATACCATCTTGAGGATGGTTCCCT AACCCTTTGCCAATCACGTCCATACCCATATGGAGCGATTTATGATCTTCACTTCTGCCCCACAGACCAAGATTATTTTGCAGTTTCCTCCAGCACGGGCAGGAtatctctcttcaaaataaCGACGAATGAGGATACTTCTCCCAATCTTGAACACATCAATACATGGAAAGTATTTGACGATTCCGTTCTGATCACCTATTTTGCATGGTGTCCCTCAACATCCACGGATGGCTTCCTATCTTTAGCTGTAACAGCTTCAACCGGAGTTGTTCAAATACTCAACATCACTGGAGCTATCTACGGAAAGATACACGGTTCGGACTTACGCATGAGGAAGGAAGAACCGCCAGTATCATTGCATTCTTTGAAAATCCCATATTCTGGCGAGGAGCCTCAATATGCATATTGCTGCTATTGGGCTTGTCATCCTTACACGTCTTCCGAAAATTTCCACGGTATTTTTTCAGGAGGTGATGATTCGAAACTCCGAACTTGCATTCTAGGAAATCCCCGTAATAGGGATAAccatgatgatttgaatttacaAACGTCATACTCGGGGCATGATGCTGCTGTTATTTCTATTCTACCATTACCATGTGGGGGTAAAAGATGGATTTTCTTAACTGGTAGCTATGACAATAAAGTCAGAGTCATTGTCATGGAATGGTCCCATGGCCCAGTAACTTATGATCAGCTTGCAGAAGAAACGCCAATCGATGTTTTAGCAGATTTAGATGTTGGAGGTGGAGCGTACCGTCTTGAATTCCTCCACGAGTATCCTAGACCAACCGAGAACGAACCCAAAATCGATTCTAGCGACGATATATCCTTTCAAGTACTAGCGTCATGCATGGAAGTCGGCGCGAAAATCTTAGAGGTAGAACGAAAGGATAACATTTGGAGTGTTAAAGTCCTTGCATCTACTGACATCGAAATACCCAAATGGCCAAACCCCACCAACAAATCTCAATTGTGTTACGCCAGCGCAGTTCAGCCTGGTAGAAGAGATGGAGGTCTGGTATTCCTTAGTTCTTATTTCAATAAGAGACGACTGAGTGGTACACCAAAAAAAGTACAACCTACTATCACGAATGAAGATATGGTTTTTGTTAGCACGTGTTTCAACAAGCGACAATTGGGTGTTTATAAATTTGTGGAGGGGGGTAATGATGAGATTGACGAGATTGCAGCTGGAGTTGAGGCTCTTTAA